In the genome of Bradysia coprophila strain Holo2 unplaced genomic scaffold, BU_Bcop_v1 contig_232, whole genome shotgun sequence, one region contains:
- the LOC119076942 gene encoding probable transaldolase, whose protein sequence is MSGEPQSKKTKMSSTLDQLKQLTTIVADTGDFEAMKAYKPTDATTNPSLILSAASMKQYQHIIDKAVKHGIESGTTMEEKITEAMDLLCVLFGCEILKIVPGRVSTEVDARLSFDTNASVEKALKYINLYKELGIDKSRILIKLASTWEGIQAAKILEKEHGIHCNLTLLFSFCQAVSCAEAGATLISPFVGRILDWYVENTSDKTFAPEADPGVISVTQIYNYYKKFGYKTVVMGASFRNTGEIKELAGCDLLTISPKLLGELGSSTDPIVQKLDANEAKKSTQEKITIDEPKFRWMLNEDRMATEKLSDGIRKFAADSIKLESLLGERICAAK, encoded by the exons ccATGAAGGCTTACAAGCCGACAGACGCCACAACCAATCCATCGTTGATTTTATCAGCAGCTAGTATGAAGCAATACCAGCATATCATCGATAAAGCTGTCAAGCATGGCATCGAATCCGGAAC AACGATGGAAGAAAAGATCACAGAAGCAATGGACTTGCTTTGCGTTTTGTTCGGCtgcgaaattttgaaaatcgttcCTGGACGAGTCTCAACCGAAGTCGATGCCCGTTTGTCTTTCGATACCAATGCCAGTGTTGAGAAGGCATTGAAGTACATAAATCTCTACAAGGAGTTGGGCATTGATAAAAGTCgaattttgatcaaattgGCCTCCACCTGGGAAGGCATTCAGGCAGCGAAAATACTGGAAAAAGAACATGGAATCCATTGCAATTTGACGTTGCTGTTTTCGTTCTGTCAAGCCGTGTCGTGCGCCGAAGCAGGTGCAACATTGATCTCACCATTCGTTGGACGCATTCTGGATTGGTATGTGGAAAACACCAGTGACAAAACATTTGCTCCTGAGGCTGATCCGGGTGTAATTTCGGTTACACAAATCTACAATTATTACAAGAAGTTTGGATATAAAACCGTCGTCATGGGGGCATCGTTCCGTAACACCG GTGAAATCAAGGAATTAGCTGGATGTGATCTGTTGACAATCAGTCCTAAGCTACTGGGTGAACTGGGAAGCAGCACCGATCCGATTGTCCAAAAGTTGGACGCGAACGAGGCGAAAAAGAGTACACAGGAGAAGATCACAATTGATGAACCGAAGTTCCGTTGGATGTTGAATGAAGATCGTATGGCAACGGAAAAGCTATCTGATGGCATTCGTAAATTCGCGGCCGATTCTATCAAATTGGAATCGTTATTGGGCGAACGTATTTGCGCAGCAAagtaa